The Coffea arabica cultivar ET-39 chromosome 1e, Coffea Arabica ET-39 HiFi, whole genome shotgun sequence genome has a window encoding:
- the LOC113712882 gene encoding uncharacterized protein codes for MEESETYPKDYYSQEPRRTTSDPTSSYSSSSSSTTSVHVTALDGLVNVNSLFTIAVFVGLSLTTPHQHSLENSACDAGIDVAKKLLVFEVVSFSFFLFSSLIAQGLKLAINLLNSKDVDEAFRAHISLRVLRFGMLGSAIGSVMGCLFLMLSMVNVIEIRLGMLSCGSKSTVHAVTALIVLVSSALLVYISTALYAFLH; via the exons ATGGAAGA ATCTGAGACATATCCGAAAGACTATTACTCTCAAGAACCCAGAAGAACCACCTCAGACCCCACCTCCAGctactcctcctcctcctcctccaccaccaGTGTCCACGTGACAGCCCTTGATGGCCTAGTCAATGTTAATTCACTCTTCACAATAGCAGTATTTGTGGGGCTATCTTTAACCACCCCACACCAGCACAGCCTTGAAAATTCAGCTTGTGATGCCGGCATCGATGTGGCCAAGAAACTCCTTGTATTTGAGGTCGTGTCCTTTAGTTTCTTCCTCTTCTCATCCCTCATAGCTCAAGGCCTCAAGCTAGCCATCAATCTTTTGAATAGTAAAGATGTTGATGAGGCCTTTAGAGCCCACATCAGTTTGAGGGTCCTGAGATTTGGGATGTTGGGCTCTGCAATTGGATCAGTAATGGGGTGCTTGTTCTTGATGCTTTCCATGGTGAATGTGATTGAAATAAGGCTGGGGATGTTGTCTTGTGGGAGTAAATCTACAGTTCATGCTGTTACTGCTTTGATTGTTCTGGTGTCGTCTGCTCTGTTGGTTTACATTTCAACTGCTCTGTACGCTTTTCTGCATTAG